In one window of Haemophilus parainfluenzae DNA:
- a CDS encoding carbon starvation protein A: MLWFFFCVALLLAGYFFYSRVIERIFVINPNRQTPAYTMNDGVDYMPMSKTKIWLIQLLNIAGTGPIFGPILGALYGPVAMLWIVVGCIFAGAVHDYFCGMLSVRNGGASMPNLAGKYLGRPVKAFINILAVVLLLLVGVVFVASPAQLMGTITMDVLGASAGGLSISNAEEIHHAVEAGGITVWGMDKTTVISVWTAIIFIYYILATLLPVDKIIGRIYPFFGALLLFMSVGMVYGLVSADLSSADPISFYRSVDGMSFEKFFQNFETRGDLPLWPLLFLTISCGALSGFHATQSPLMARCTENEKEARFIFYGAMIGEGVIALVWCAVGLSFYDSLPGLLEAIKAGSPSKVVYDSSIHFLGLIGGIFAVLGVVVLPITSGDTAFRAARLVIAEFFNLEQKTLAKRLIIAVPLFTLGFIVSKVDFSILWRYFTWANQTTAMVMLWTAAAYLYRYNKFHWVCTIPATFISAVCFTYLAYNKIGFGLDYQLSVYIGLGLTVLCLVLFFTQLKPLGERDEEAYINN, encoded by the coding sequence ATGTTGTGGTTTTTCTTCTGCGTGGCATTATTGCTTGCAGGTTATTTCTTTTATAGTCGAGTGATTGAGCGCATTTTTGTGATCAATCCAAATCGTCAAACGCCTGCTTATACCATGAATGATGGCGTTGACTATATGCCAATGTCTAAAACTAAAATTTGGTTAATCCAATTATTAAACATTGCGGGGACAGGACCAATCTTTGGCCCGATTCTTGGTGCATTATATGGACCGGTTGCGATGCTTTGGATTGTAGTGGGTTGTATCTTTGCTGGTGCGGTACATGATTATTTCTGTGGAATGTTAAGTGTGCGTAATGGCGGGGCATCTATGCCTAACCTCGCAGGTAAATACTTAGGTCGTCCGGTTAAAGCATTTATTAACATCTTAGCTGTTGTACTTTTATTATTAGTGGGAGTGGTATTTGTAGCAAGTCCAGCTCAATTAATGGGTACGATTACAATGGATGTATTAGGTGCTTCTGCGGGAGGACTTTCTATCAGCAATGCAGAAGAGATTCATCATGCGGTTGAAGCGGGTGGTATTACTGTTTGGGGAATGGATAAAACAACGGTTATCAGTGTTTGGACTGCTATCATCTTCATTTACTATATTCTTGCGACATTACTTCCTGTTGATAAAATTATTGGTCGTATCTACCCGTTCTTTGGTGCATTATTGCTCTTTATGTCTGTTGGTATGGTATATGGTTTAGTCAGTGCAGATCTTAGTTCAGCAGATCCAATTTCTTTCTATCGTTCTGTGGACGGTATGTCTTTTGAGAAATTCTTCCAAAACTTTGAAACCCGTGGAGATTTACCATTATGGCCACTCTTGTTCTTAACAATCTCTTGTGGCGCATTATCTGGTTTCCATGCAACACAAAGCCCATTAATGGCTCGTTGTACTGAAAACGAAAAAGAAGCACGTTTTATTTTCTACGGTGCGATGATCGGCGAAGGTGTAATTGCATTAGTATGGTGTGCGGTTGGTTTGAGTTTTTATGATTCTTTACCAGGCTTATTGGAAGCGATTAAAGCAGGTTCTCCATCTAAGGTCGTTTATGACTCTTCAATTCATTTCTTGGGCTTGATTGGTGGCATTTTTGCAGTGTTAGGTGTGGTTGTTCTTCCAATTACATCAGGGGATACAGCATTCCGTGCAGCGCGTCTTGTTATTGCAGAATTCTTCAATTTAGAACAAAAAACTTTAGCCAAACGTTTAATTATTGCTGTGCCATTATTTACACTTGGCTTTATTGTATCAAAAGTGGATTTCTCTATCTTATGGCGTTACTTCACTTGGGCAAACCAAACCACGGCGATGGTTATGTTATGGACTGCAGCAGCATACTTATATCGCTATAATAAATTCCACTGGGTATGTACAATCCCTGCGACATTTATCAGTGCAGTATGTTTCACTTACCTTGCATACAACAAAATTGGCTTCGGTTTAGACTATCAATTATCTGTTTATATCGGATTAGGTTTAACTGTGCTTTGTTTAGTATTATTCTTCACACAGCTTAAACCATTAGGTGAGCGTGATGAAGAAGCTTATATAAATAACTAG
- a CDS encoding DUF262 domain-containing protein produces MAEAKLCSLNELFHTKFFRIPDFQRGYSWGDVQLEDFWSDLENLKDRKSHYTGLLTIEPICKNNIEPTENWKDDLWLFEKGFNAYYLIDGQQRLTTSIILINEILNTVDGDIFFNTKEYWTKKFLYESYKGDYKSYIFGYEKDNPSDEFFKTRILQQESSSSDKVPESTLYTMNLDNAKKFFEKKLSKLDCDEIENIFKKLISSFKFNLYEIDDELNVHVTFETMNNRGKKLSTLELLKNRLVYLTTLFDDEMEGNRLRRDINESWKTIYEYLGKNKDKVLNDDEFLRDHWIMYFTYNRKESSSYAKFLLNDYFISYNVLKDKVSLNDIKGYIKNLQVSVKSWFYLHNPECSSLSNPIKEWLYKLNRLKMRSFTPLLIAVMNKYTEYKCIEKEFLSMLKVVERFIFLIFMVSQRRSDVQNSVIYRYANEFHNNKKTIQEIIKDISYLIDGDGGEGDDYYYDGWLDIGKFISYLDDKKRKEEGFYSWNGLRYFLYEYELELQQKARGKEKISWNDFEKRNKDETIEHVYPQTANDKYWKEHILKYVKKQNERSILLHSLGNLVLLSRSKNSELQNKDFDFKKNHEDKDGNRVGFFNGSYSEIEISNYNEWNASVILERGIKMLEFMESRWGIDFNEWEVKPIDILGLGFLDKK; encoded by the coding sequence ATGGCAGAAGCAAAATTGTGCTCTCTCAATGAATTATTTCATACAAAATTTTTTAGAATACCTGATTTTCAACGAGGTTATTCTTGGGGTGATGTTCAGCTTGAGGATTTCTGGTCTGATCTAGAAAATTTAAAGGACAGAAAGTCTCATTATACTGGTTTATTAACTATTGAACCCATTTGTAAAAATAATATTGAACCAACTGAAAATTGGAAAGATGATTTATGGCTCTTTGAGAAAGGTTTTAATGCTTATTATTTAATTGATGGCCAGCAACGTTTGACTACGTCGATTATTTTGATTAATGAGATTTTAAATACTGTAGATGGTGATATTTTTTTTAATACTAAAGAGTATTGGACTAAAAAATTCCTTTATGAAAGCTATAAGGGTGATTATAAGTCATACATTTTTGGATATGAGAAAGATAATCCAAGTGATGAATTCTTTAAGACAAGGATTTTACAGCAAGAATCATCAAGTTCAGATAAGGTTCCAGAAAGTACTTTGTATACAATGAATTTAGATAATGCTAAGAAATTTTTTGAGAAGAAGTTATCTAAATTAGATTGTGATGAAATTGAAAATATTTTTAAGAAGTTAATTTCTTCATTTAAATTTAATCTTTATGAGATTGATGATGAGTTAAATGTACATGTCACATTTGAAACAATGAATAATCGTGGTAAAAAATTGTCAACTTTAGAGCTACTAAAAAATAGATTAGTCTATTTAACTACTTTATTTGATGATGAAATGGAGGGAAATAGATTAAGAAGAGATATTAATGAATCATGGAAAACAATTTATGAATATCTTGGTAAGAATAAAGATAAGGTTTTAAATGATGATGAATTTCTTAGAGATCATTGGATTATGTATTTTACTTATAATCGTAAAGAATCTTCATCTTATGCAAAATTCTTATTAAATGATTATTTTATATCATATAATGTATTAAAAGATAAAGTTAGTCTTAATGATATAAAAGGCTACATAAAAAATTTACAGGTTTCAGTAAAAAGTTGGTTCTATTTACATAATCCTGAATGTTCTTCACTTAGTAATCCTATAAAAGAATGGTTATATAAACTAAATAGATTAAAAATGAGATCATTTACTCCATTACTTATTGCTGTAATGAATAAATATACAGAATATAAATGTATAGAGAAAGAATTTCTTTCAATGTTAAAGGTTGTAGAAAGATTTATTTTCCTGATCTTTATGGTCTCTCAAAGACGCTCAGATGTTCAAAACTCAGTAATTTATCGTTATGCAAATGAGTTTCATAATAATAAAAAAACTATACAGGAAATTATTAAAGATATTTCTTATTTAATTGATGGGGATGGAGGCGAAGGGGATGATTATTACTATGATGGCTGGTTAGATATTGGTAAATTTATTAGCTACTTAGATGATAAAAAAAGAAAAGAGGAGGGATTCTATAGTTGGAATGGTTTACGGTACTTCCTTTATGAATATGAACTAGAGCTTCAACAAAAAGCAAGAGGAAAAGAAAAAATTTCGTGGAATGATTTTGAGAAACGAAATAAAGATGAAACAATAGAGCATGTATATCCACAAACTGCAAATGATAAATATTGGAAGGAGCATATTCTAAAATATGTAAAAAAACAGAATGAAAGATCTATCTTACTGCATAGTTTAGGTAACTTAGTACTTCTTAGTCGTTCTAAAAATTCTGAATTACAAAACAAAGACTTTGATTTTAAGAAAAATCATGAGGATAAAGATGGTAATAGGGTTGGCTTCTTTAATGGATCATATAGTGAAATAGAAATTTCAAATTATAATGAGTGGAATGCTAGTGTTATTTTAGAACGTGGCATCAAAATGCTTGAATTTATGGAATCTCGTTGGGGAATAGATTTTAATGAATGGGAAGTTAAACCAATAGACATTTTAGGATTAGGTTTTTTAGATAAAAAGTAG
- a CDS encoding penicillin-binding transpeptidase domain-containing protein, with amino-acid sequence MVRFNSSKKPGKPKKTIRKLAQPASVKPNKPKMVFDKCFLRGRYLIATSFIFLGLGALVARAAYVQSVNSDILSGEADKRSLRKDDVLSVRGSILDRNGQLLSVSVPMSAIVAEPRLMLKENALEDKERIKALANELNMTPAELVKKIEKNAKSGFLYLARQVEASKANYIRDLKIKGISLETEPRRFYPRVEEAAQLIGFTNIDGKGIEGVEASFNSMLVGKDGARVVRKDKRGNVVEHIADEKKYDAQDVTLSIDEKLQSMVYREIKKAVTENNAESGTAVLVDVRTGEVLAMATAPSYNPNNLANVKDELKRNRAITDTFEPGSTVKPFVVLTALQRGAARRDEVINTGSFTVSGKEIVDVAPRPQQTLDEILINSSNRGVSRLALRMPPSALMETYQNAGLGKDTELGLIGEQRGVLNANRKRWADIERATVAYGYGITSTPLQIARAYATLGSFGIYRPLSITKVDPPVIGQRVFSEKITKDIVGMLEKVAIKNKRAMVEGYRVGVKTGTARKIENGHYVNKYVAFTAGIAPISDPRYALVILINDPKAGQYYGGAVSAPVFSSIMGYTLRANGIAPDAEPTEKTARRTVRLSDQKFEKMN; translated from the coding sequence ATGGTTAGATTTAATTCCTCTAAGAAACCAGGAAAGCCCAAAAAAACAATTAGAAAACTGGCTCAACCGGCATCAGTAAAGCCAAACAAACCTAAGATGGTGTTTGATAAATGCTTTCTTCGAGGTCGTTATCTCATCGCAACGAGTTTTATTTTCTTAGGTTTAGGCGCATTAGTGGCTCGAGCTGCTTATGTGCAATCGGTTAATTCAGATATTCTTTCTGGCGAAGCGGATAAACGTTCATTACGTAAAGATGATGTGCTTTCTGTGCGTGGTTCAATTTTAGATCGTAATGGTCAATTGTTATCGGTGAGTGTGCCGATGAGCGCAATCGTGGCTGAACCGCGTTTAATGCTAAAAGAAAATGCATTAGAGGATAAAGAACGTATCAAAGCCCTTGCTAACGAATTAAATATGACTCCAGCAGAGTTGGTGAAAAAAATTGAGAAAAATGCAAAATCAGGCTTCTTGTATTTAGCGCGTCAAGTAGAAGCGAGTAAAGCAAATTATATTCGTGATCTCAAAATTAAAGGTATTTCACTAGAGACTGAACCTCGTCGTTTTTATCCTCGTGTAGAAGAGGCGGCGCAATTAATCGGCTTTACCAATATTGATGGTAAAGGGATTGAAGGCGTTGAGGCAAGTTTCAATTCAATGTTAGTCGGGAAAGATGGGGCTCGTGTTGTTCGTAAAGATAAACGCGGTAACGTGGTTGAACATATTGCTGATGAGAAAAAATACGATGCACAAGATGTCACTTTAAGTATTGATGAAAAGTTACAATCAATGGTGTATCGAGAAATTAAAAAAGCGGTAACAGAGAACAATGCAGAGTCTGGTACAGCCGTTTTAGTTGATGTACGTACGGGAGAAGTGCTAGCTATGGCTACTGCACCTTCTTACAATCCAAATAACTTAGCCAATGTAAAAGATGAATTAAAACGTAACCGTGCAATTACCGATACATTTGAACCGGGGTCAACCGTAAAACCTTTCGTTGTTTTGACCGCACTTCAACGTGGCGCAGCGAGACGTGACGAAGTAATTAATACCGGTTCATTTACCGTAAGTGGTAAAGAAATTGTGGACGTGGCACCCCGCCCACAACAAACCTTAGATGAAATTTTGATTAACTCCAGTAACCGTGGTGTAAGCCGTCTTGCGTTACGTATGCCACCTTCAGCATTAATGGAAACGTATCAAAATGCAGGCTTGGGTAAAGATACAGAGTTAGGCTTAATTGGTGAACAACGTGGTGTGTTAAATGCAAACCGTAAACGTTGGGCGGATATCGAGCGAGCAACGGTAGCTTATGGTTATGGTATCACTTCAACACCATTACAAATTGCGCGCGCCTATGCCACTTTAGGTAGCTTCGGCATTTATCGTCCACTTTCTATCACGAAAGTCGATCCACCAGTCATTGGGCAACGTGTATTCTCTGAAAAAATTACGAAAGATATAGTGGGCATGTTAGAGAAAGTGGCAATTAAAAATAAACGTGCGATGGTTGAAGGTTATCGTGTTGGTGTGAAAACAGGTACTGCGCGTAAAATTGAAAATGGTCACTATGTCAATAAATATGTGGCATTTACAGCGGGTATCGCACCCATTAGCGATCCTCGTTATGCATTAGTTATTTTGATTAACGATCCGAAAGCAGGACAGTACTATGGTGGTGCGGTATCTGCCCCCGTATTTTCTAGCATTATGGGCTATACCTTGCGTGCTAACGGTATTGCACCAGATGCAGAACCAACAGAAAAAACAGCAAGACGCACTGTTCGCTTAAGCGATCAAAAATTTGAAAAAATGAATTAA
- a CDS encoding AAA family ATPase, with translation MSEYKLNPPTVSSYTENMMLKVLFEHKGFSEVFRESSWRSDEIASAFGLPEELENDKNLRTVARRLLKERYKTLQKSTALLPELWKQAYENLATLAEFLQLNPVEQELLRFAMHLRSEGPMRDLFGYLPKSDLQRTAAIMADLLKQPKNQILSALKKGSKLDAYGLIDRDYRPDSVHDYLDWGETLDFDEFVTQPLNENVLLKSCTEVAQVPSLELDDFAHIAGMKEMMLTYLQQAIKHHRKGVNLLIYGVPGTGKTEFAGLLAQALGISAYNITYMDSDGDVVKAEQRLNYSRLAQTLLNSKQALLIFDEIEDVFNGSFMERSVAQKNKAWTNQLLENNNVPMIWLSNSVHSIDAAFLRRFDFVFEMPDLPLKNKSALISQLSGGKLTAEYVQHFAKVRSLSPAILTRVFNVANAVDNGKKAFSEVLLTLFNEALQAQGKKKIEPLVESKLSYQLEWVSCNENIHKISEGLMRTKKGRICCYGPPGTGKTAWAVWLAEELDMPLLLCKGSDLLDPYVGGTERNISEAFESAKCDNCLLVLDEVDTFLFSRDGAERSWERSQVNEMLTQIERFEGLMVVSTNLIEVLDPAALRRFDLKLKFDYLMLPQRLDFAKQQAEILGLPLLSEEDLSQIESLNLLTPGDFAAVARRHQFSPFQKVQDWLSALQGECEVKPAFSAATRRIGF, from the coding sequence ATGTCCGAATATAAATTAAACCCACCGACAGTGTCTTCTTATACTGAAAATATGATGCTTAAAGTTTTATTTGAGCATAAAGGTTTTTCCGAAGTGTTTCGGGAGAGTAGTTGGCGAAGTGATGAAATTGCCAGTGCGTTTGGACTGCCTGAAGAATTAGAGAATGATAAAAATCTACGCACGGTTGCTCGTCGGCTTTTAAAAGAGCGGTATAAAACACTTCAAAAATCCACCGCACTTTTACCGGAGTTATGGAAACAGGCGTATGAAAATTTGGCAACGTTGGCAGAATTTTTGCAGCTGAATCCCGTTGAACAGGAACTTCTTCGCTTTGCCATGCATTTACGCAGTGAAGGGCCTATGCGAGATTTGTTTGGCTACTTGCCGAAATCGGATTTGCAAAGAACGGCTGCGATCATGGCGGATTTACTGAAGCAGCCGAAAAATCAGATTCTATCCGCCTTAAAGAAAGGCAGTAAACTCGATGCTTATGGTCTGATTGATCGCGATTATCGCCCCGATAGTGTGCATGATTATTTAGATTGGGGAGAAACCTTAGATTTTGATGAATTTGTGACACAACCATTAAACGAAAACGTCCTATTAAAATCTTGTACGGAAGTCGCTCAAGTGCCAAGTTTGGAACTGGATGATTTTGCCCATATTGCCGGCATGAAAGAGATGATGTTGACCTATTTACAACAGGCAATAAAACATCATCGGAAAGGCGTGAATCTTTTAATTTATGGCGTGCCCGGCACCGGTAAAACCGAATTTGCCGGATTGCTTGCACAGGCATTAGGGATTTCGGCGTATAACATTACTTACATGGATTCTGACGGAGATGTTGTGAAGGCAGAGCAACGCCTGAACTACAGTCGCCTTGCTCAAACGTTATTGAACAGCAAGCAAGCGCTTTTAATTTTTGATGAAATTGAAGATGTGTTTAACGGCTCGTTTATGGAGCGTTCTGTTGCACAAAAAAATAAAGCGTGGACAAATCAGTTGTTGGAGAATAATAACGTGCCGATGATTTGGTTATCCAATTCGGTACACAGCATAGATGCGGCTTTTTTGCGTCGCTTTGATTTTGTGTTTGAAATGCCGGATTTACCGCTGAAAAATAAATCGGCGTTAATTTCACAGCTGTCAGGAGGTAAATTAACGGCAGAATATGTGCAGCATTTTGCCAAAGTGCGGTCGCTTTCGCCGGCGATTTTAACGCGCGTGTTCAATGTAGCAAATGCGGTTGATAACGGCAAAAAAGCTTTTTCTGAGGTCTTGCTTACGCTATTTAATGAAGCCTTACAGGCACAAGGCAAAAAGAAAATTGAGCCGTTGGTGGAAAGTAAACTGAGTTATCAGCTAGAGTGGGTTTCCTGCAATGAAAATATTCACAAAATCAGTGAAGGATTAATGCGAACTAAGAAAGGCAGAATTTGTTGCTATGGACCACCCGGAACAGGAAAAACAGCTTGGGCTGTGTGGCTTGCTGAAGAGTTGGATATGCCGTTGTTACTTTGCAAAGGCTCTGATTTACTCGATCCTTATGTAGGTGGAACGGAACGAAACATTAGTGAGGCATTTGAATCAGCAAAGTGTGATAATTGTTTGTTAGTGTTGGACGAAGTAGATACGTTCCTGTTTTCACGCGATGGTGCAGAACGTAGCTGGGAACGTTCACAAGTGAATGAAATGCTGACACAAATTGAACGCTTTGAGGGGTTGATGGTGGTATCAACAAATTTAATTGAAGTGCTCGATCCTGCAGCCTTACGCCGTTTTGATTTGAAACTGAAGTTTGATTATTTAATGCTGCCACAACGTTTAGATTTTGCTAAACAACAAGCGGAAATTTTAGGGTTGCCGTTGTTATCGGAAGAGGATTTAAGTCAGATTGAATCGCTTAATCTGCTGACGCCTGGAGATTTTGCCGCAGTAGCTCGCCGCCACCAATTTTCGCCTTTTCAAAAGGTGCAAGATTGGCTGAGCGCATTACAAGGTGAATGTGAAGTGAAACCAGCGTTTTCTGCAGCGACAAGGCGGATAGGGTTCTAA
- the ftsL gene encoding cell division protein FtsL has product MLENSERYPLQHILVEDIFSSNKLIVVLLLLILASAMGTIWMTHQTRGLISENGQLVLQHQALENEYRNLQLQEATESDNTRVESIASGTLKMQRVQSEQEVVIFE; this is encoded by the coding sequence ATGTTAGAAAATAGCGAACGTTATCCTTTACAACATATTCTCGTTGAAGATATTTTTTCTTCTAATAAATTAATTGTCGTCCTACTTTTACTAATTTTAGCTTCTGCAATGGGCACGATTTGGATGACCCATCAAACACGAGGCTTGATTTCTGAAAACGGGCAGTTGGTATTACAACATCAAGCCCTTGAAAACGAATATCGTAATTTGCAATTACAAGAAGCAACAGAAAGTGATAACACAAGAGTTGAATCCATTGCAAGTGGTACATTAAAAATGCAACGAGTTCAAAGTGAACAAGAAGTGGTTATTTTTGAATAG
- the mraZ gene encoding division/cell wall cluster transcriptional repressor MraZ, whose amino-acid sequence MFRGAAAVNLDTKGRIAIPTRYRAEIMEKNKGQMVCTVDIRQPCLLLYPLDEWEKIEQRLLSLSNFDPNQRRLQRVILGYATECEMDAQGRILLSGPLRQHAKLEKGLMLVGQLNKFEIWSDTEWYAQINEDIEIGSSAEFGASEELKRLSL is encoded by the coding sequence ATGTTTCGTGGTGCAGCAGCAGTAAATTTAGATACGAAGGGACGTATAGCGATTCCTACGCGTTACCGAGCTGAAATCATGGAAAAGAATAAAGGACAAATGGTTTGTACCGTAGATATTCGTCAGCCTTGTTTATTACTTTATCCTTTAGATGAATGGGAAAAAATAGAACAGAGATTGCTTTCACTTTCCAACTTTGATCCAAATCAACGCCGATTACAACGTGTTATTTTAGGCTATGCCACAGAATGTGAAATGGATGCGCAAGGGCGTATTTTATTGAGTGGTCCGCTACGCCAACATGCAAAATTAGAAAAAGGTTTAATGTTGGTTGGGCAGTTGAATAAATTTGAGATTTGGAGCGATACAGAATGGTACGCACAAATTAATGAAGATATTGAAATTGGCTCAAGTGCTGAATTTGGTGCTTCTGAAGAATTAAAAAGGCTGTCATTATAG
- a CDS encoding zinc ribbon domain-containing protein translates to MALTRCPECRKKISESAQFCPNCGFSFKEEDLEIYKQKLEERRQHNAEINRKSTKLHLIWFAIFTIVILLASWVTGE, encoded by the coding sequence ATGGCTCTTACTCGCTGCCCTGAATGTCGTAAAAAAATCAGCGAATCCGCTCAATTTTGTCCAAATTGTGGTTTTTCTTTTAAAGAAGAAGATCTTGAAATTTACAAACAAAAACTCGAAGAGCGACGCCAACATAATGCCGAAATTAATCGAAAAAGTACTAAACTTCACCTTATTTGGTTCGCTATTTTCACCATCGTTATTTTGCTCGCAAGTTGGGTGACAGGAGAATAA
- the rsmH gene encoding 16S rRNA (cytosine(1402)-N(4))-methyltransferase RsmH: MTTQNLFSTLEHTTVLLHEAVNGLALKENGIYIDGTFGRGGHSRLILSQLSENGRLIAVDRDPLAIAEAKRIQDSRFHIEHNSFSHIPEICQELDLVGKINGILLDLGVSSPQLDEAERGFSFMKDGPLDMRMDTTQGLSAAEWLKQVSVDDLTWVLKTFGEERFAKRIATAIVEFNKSAVKNGTKCLNRTSQLAELIAQSVPFKDKHKHPATRSFQAIRIYINAELDELESILNSALDMLAPEGRLSIISFHSLEDRMVKHFMRKQSKGEDIPRGLPLREDQIQRNQKLKIIGKAIQPSEAEISANPRSRSAVLRIAERVK; the protein is encoded by the coding sequence ATGACTACGCAAAATTTATTTTCTACACTAGAGCATACCACAGTTTTACTTCATGAGGCGGTGAATGGTTTAGCATTGAAGGAAAATGGAATTTATATCGATGGTACCTTTGGACGAGGAGGACATTCTCGGCTTATCTTATCTCAACTTTCTGAAAATGGTCGTTTAATTGCGGTAGATCGCGACCCTTTAGCTATTGCCGAAGCTAAAAGAATTCAAGACTCTCGTTTTCATATTGAACATAATAGCTTTTCACATATTCCAGAAATATGTCAAGAACTTGATTTAGTGGGTAAGATTAACGGTATTTTGTTGGATTTAGGGGTGTCATCCCCACAGCTTGACGAAGCAGAGCGTGGTTTTAGTTTTATGAAAGATGGTCCTCTAGACATGCGAATGGATACAACACAAGGTTTATCTGCTGCGGAGTGGCTAAAGCAAGTATCTGTTGATGATTTAACGTGGGTGCTAAAAACCTTTGGTGAAGAGCGTTTTGCAAAACGAATCGCTACAGCTATCGTAGAATTTAATAAAAGTGCGGTTAAAAATGGCACTAAATGTTTAAATCGTACTTCTCAGCTAGCGGAGTTAATTGCTCAATCTGTACCGTTTAAAGATAAACATAAGCATCCTGCGACGCGTAGTTTCCAAGCCATTCGAATTTATATTAATGCTGAATTAGATGAATTAGAAAGTATATTAAATTCTGCATTAGATATGTTAGCTCCAGAAGGGCGTTTATCGATTATCAGTTTCCATTCACTTGAAGACAGAATGGTAAAACATTTTATGCGTAAACAGAGCAAAGGTGAGGATATCCCGAGAGGTTTACCTCTACGTGAAGATCAAATTCAACGTAATCAAAAGTTAAAAATCATTGGTAAAGCTATTCAGCCTAGTGAGGCAGAAATTTCGGCAAATCCACGCTCAAGAAGTGCGGTTTTACGTATTGCGGAAAGGGTGAAATAA
- a CDS encoding SIR2 family NAD-dependent protein deacylase, whose product MKNDLNYAVELIRKADGILITAGAGMSVDSGLPDFRSVGGFWNAYPMFKGRNINFQDIATPLAYETHKELAYWFYGHRLSQYRATNPHEGYQILKRWAESKPHGYFVFTSNVDGHFQKAGFEEGRIYEVHGTLERLQCTHNCRDLSWSAKEFQPVVDNENLRLLSEPPRCHYCQRLARQNVLMFDDYFYSSNYQNLKRNKLDLWLKEVQNLVVIELGAGKAIPTVRRFSERTAKAKKGGFIRINPQDAGVPKMHFLSLEMKALDALKAIDRLLNPSQQAVE is encoded by the coding sequence TTACTGCCGGGGCAGGAATGAGTGTAGATTCAGGTTTGCCGGATTTTAGAAGTGTCGGTGGGTTTTGGAATGCCTACCCAATGTTTAAAGGACGAAATATCAATTTCCAAGATATTGCGACGCCATTGGCTTATGAAACCCATAAAGAGTTAGCTTATTGGTTTTACGGGCATCGCTTGTCGCAATATCGTGCAACAAACCCGCATGAGGGCTACCAAATTTTAAAACGTTGGGCAGAAAGCAAACCGCATGGTTATTTTGTTTTTACAAGTAATGTGGATGGGCATTTTCAGAAAGCGGGGTTTGAAGAAGGACGCATTTATGAAGTGCATGGCACACTAGAGCGTTTACAGTGTACGCATAATTGCCGGGATCTGAGCTGGTCTGCAAAAGAATTTCAACCTGTGGTGGATAACGAAAACTTGCGCTTATTGAGTGAGCCGCCTCGTTGCCATTATTGTCAGCGTTTGGCAAGACAAAATGTACTCATGTTTGACGATTATTTTTACAGCAGTAATTATCAAAATTTAAAACGAAATAAGCTCGATTTATGGTTAAAAGAAGTGCAAAATCTCGTTGTCATCGAACTGGGGGCAGGGAAAGCCATTCCAACTGTGCGTCGATTTTCTGAGCGTACGGCGAAAGCAAAAAAGGGGGGATTTATCCGTATTAACCCACAAGATGCAGGCGTACCGAAAATGCACTTTTTAAGTCTCGAAATGAAGGCCTTAGATGCGCTAAAAGCGATTGATCGCCTGCTAAATCCTTCTCAACAAGCGGTTGAATAA